A single window of Rhodamnia argentea isolate NSW1041297 chromosome 5, ASM2092103v1, whole genome shotgun sequence DNA harbors:
- the LOC115752191 gene encoding aspartyl protease family protein 2: MAAPSLLPLLLPFLLFLASPYLSASHRSFLKLPLLHRPSPSPSPSPRLLRRSPSAKYPVKSGAPFGAGQYFVVLHLGTPPQRLLLVVDTGSDLVWAHCSSCCGGDCSRRAPGSAFLARCSSSFRPNHCYSPSCRLVPRPPPSRCNRTHLHSACRYEYTYSDGSLSSGFFSRETVALNTTRAETETAARLKGLAFGCGFRVSGPSVTGSSFNGAQGVMGLGRGPISFSSQLGRRIGSSKFSYCLMDYTLSPPPTSYLIIGDGPREENATSSSLAFTPLLANPLLPTFYYVGIKRVYVDGERLPIDPSVWSLDERGNGGTIVDSGTTLTFLAEPGYRRILAAMRRRVGLPEAERVPPGFDLCVNVTGVRRPRLPRLSFEMVGEAVFSPPARNYFIEVAEGVRCLAVRPAETEGGGSSVIGNVMQQGFLWEFDGDRSRLGFSRRGCAAS, encoded by the coding sequence ATGGCGGCTCCTTCACTTCTCCCTCTGCTCCTCCCCTTCCTCCTTTTCCTCGCCTCCCCATATCTCTCCGCCTCCCACCGCTCGTTCCTCAAACTCCCCCTCCTCCACcgcccctccccctccccctccccctccccccgcCTTCTCCGTCGCAGCCCCTCCGCCAAGTACCCCGTCAAGTCCGGCGCCCCCTTCGGCGCCGGCCAGTACTTCGTCGTCCTCCACCTCGGCACCCCTCCCCAGCGCCTCCTCCTCGTCGTAGACACCGGCAGCGACCTCGTCTGGGCCCACTGCTCCTCCTGCTGCGGCGGGGACTGCTCCCGCCGAGCCCCCGGCTCCGCCTTCCTCGCCCGCTGCTCTTCCTCCTTCCGCCCCAACCACTGCTACTCCCCCTCCTGCCGCCTCgtcccccgcccccccccctcGCGCTGCAACCGCACCCACCTTCACAGCGCGTGCCGCTACGAGTACACCTACTCCGACGGCTCCCTGTCGAGCGGGTTCTTCTCCAGAGAGACCGTCGCCCTGAACACGACAAGAGCCGAGACCGAGACGGCGGCGAGGCTCAAGGGGCTTGCCTTCGGCTGCGGGTTCCGGGTGTCGGGTCCGAGTGTAACCGGGTCGAGCTTCAATGGGGCCCAGGGAGTCATGGGCCTAGGCCGTGGGCCCATCTCATTCTCCTCCCAGCTCGGTCGCCGCATTGGCAGCAGCAAGTTCTCCTACTGCCTCATGGActacactctctctcctccgccCACCAGCTACCTCATCATCGGCGACGGTCCCAGAGAAGAGAACGCAACCTCCTCCTCCCTCGCGTTCACTCCGCTGCTTGCCAACCCCCTCTTGCCCACGTTCTACTACGTGGGCATCAAGCGCGTGTACGTCGACGGCGAGCGGCTGCCCATCGACCCCTCCGTCTGGTCCCTCGACGAGCGCGGCAACGGCGGCACCATCGTCGACTCCGGCACGACCCTCACGTTCCTGGCGGAGCCGGGATACCGCCGTATCCTAGCGGCAATGAGACGGCGTGTGGGGCTGCCGGAGGCGGAGAGGGTGCCGCCTGGATTCGACCTGTGCGTGAACGTGACTGGGGTCCGGCGGCCGAGGCTGCCGAGGCTGAGCTTCGAGATGGTGGGGGAAGCGGTGTTCTCGCCGCCGGCGAGGAATTACTTCATAGAGGTGGCGGAGGGGGTGAGGTGCCTGGCGGTGCGGCCGGCGGAGACGGAGGGCGGTGGTTCCTCGGTTATAGGGAATGTGATGCAGCAGGGGTTCCTGTGGGAGTTCGATGGGGACAGGTCGCGGCTCGGCTTTTCACGTCGCGGCTGTGCCGCGTCGTGA